The following are encoded together in the Scytonema millei VB511283 genome:
- a CDS encoding choice-of-anchor Q domain-containing protein, translated as MQKTKRFRWLRYALIVIMVCGLAILPQTVLSQERQIFTVNSILDEPDGNIGDGNCISNPSRLCTLRAAAQEGQAVNRAVTVPAGLYELSQGHLDITKNLTLTGAGSGKTKIDGMLKSRVFDIADTGFAYIGKVTVQWGNATPGFASHSHGGGIHNHGTLILVDSTVRASSINWRYGNVWGGGGLTNATTGKATLVNVTIVGNSTSGAGGGIENLGTMDVYNSTIANNQSFRSATSGGGIANTGTIQLKNTLVANNYEGDNCDGTIVDLGGNLSSDATCGFPTNRSNVEIVLGGRDDNDMLPIYAESPAIDRGIDDQCQSTDQRGMTRPLDGNRDGVATCDVGAYEYLAPLSEGVDTITN; from the coding sequence ATGCAAAAAACGAAACGATTTCGATGGCTACGCTATGCATTAATTGTAATTATGGTTTGCGGACTTGCTATTCTACCTCAAACAGTTTTGTCTCAAGAAAGACAAATTTTTACAGTTAATAGCATCTTAGATGAACCGGACGGGAATATAGGTGATGGGAACTGTATTTCTAATCCTTCCCGCCTCTGTACGTTACGCGCCGCAGCACAGGAAGGTCAGGCAGTCAACCGTGCCGTCACCGTACCAGCAGGTTTGTACGAACTGAGTCAGGGACACTTAGATATCACCAAAAACTTAACCCTGACTGGTGCGGGTTCTGGAAAAACAAAAATAGATGGCATGTTGAAAAGTCGCGTGTTCGATATCGCTGACACTGGCTTTGCCTACATTGGTAAAGTCACAGTACAGTGGGGTAATGCAACCCCTGGCTTTGCCAGTCACTCCCACGGTGGGGGTATTCACAACCACGGGACGCTGATTTTAGTTGATAGTACAGTCAGAGCAAGTTCTATTAACTGGAGGTATGGTAACGTTTGGGGTGGCGGTGGACTTACTAATGCAACTACGGGCAAAGCGACACTCGTGAACGTAACGATCGTGGGGAACTCTACATCTGGTGCAGGTGGGGGAATTGAAAACCTCGGCACGATGGATGTGTACAATAGCACGATCGCTAACAATCAGTCTTTCCGCTCGGCAACGAGTGGTGGTGGAATTGCCAATACTGGTACGATTCAGTTAAAGAATACGCTGGTAGCAAATAACTATGAGGGTGATAATTGCGACGGCACGATTGTCGATCTTGGTGGCAACCTGTCAAGCGATGCAACCTGTGGCTTTCCTACCAACCGAAGTAACGTTGAGATCGTACTAGGCGGACGGGACGATAATGATATGTTGCCAATCTACGCTGAGAGTCCGGCAATCGATCGCGGGATCGACGACCAATGCCAGAGTACCGATCAACGTGGTATGACTCGACCCCTAGACGGAAACAGAGATGGTGTTGCTACTTGCGATGTGGGTGCATACGAGTATCTCGCACCTCTATCAGAGGGAGTTGACACAATTACTAATTAA